One part of the Candidatus Krumholzibacteriia bacterium genome encodes these proteins:
- the bamA gene encoding outer membrane protein assembly factor BamA, whose translation MPAYGLRSGVIVALVCWLSLFDAGVAAAQQSPALGRIQVVGTQTVRAEQVVAWSGLDVGESVSREVVAGAIRSLYATGKFRDVFVYQNRVRQGVVELILNLSEYPRLSEIRFEGNDELDTSELSSEIDLRVGNFLAPAAVRQAIEAVRDKYRSEGYYRAEIDVDEDLLKLAGSQPLVFLITENPKVQVRRIVFEGNENLDDETLRDVMDTKVDNWWRSGTFKLPEFEQDLESVVQRYADAGHLDATVVDHEIQFLEAEENHVEIRITVDEGPRYRVGEIAFEGNDVFPEERLQQLIVLDPGEVFSAEEFQESQRNIQSLYWDDGYIYSTLSPQRNVREGNVVDVDFVVREGEQARIRRVIISGNDKTREEVIRREMRILPGDLFSNEALRNSQGDLFRLGYFEDVQVDFEQTPEPEKIDLVFDVKEKQTGQFTMGVGFSAETEASGFFNIGENNFLGRGQSLQFAWQFGNRRNFLNLSFTEPWFRGTPTLVGVDVFSRFTNRVRDFYETKVRGFALRMGRPIPGTRFTTASVRYSLNETELRNFADSYTNALDELERDLGGQGLEFQRLDQRDWPEIESQITLSLLRNSQNNPFFPTAGSRALLRYELSGGPLGGDVAYSRISTNYDWYQALPLKLAFHAGVSSGFITSAAPDYVRFRLGGNRSFQLRGYNDLEVVPRDNLPALPFVGGRFYTTFTSEIAYQLTNAVHFLAFVDQGDTWNSFEEADVTNLRTGAGFGVRLEVPLVGRIGLDYGYGFDKSGLGEDPGWTAHFNFGQFF comes from the coding sequence ATGCCTGCGTACGGCCTCCGCTCCGGGGTGATCGTCGCACTCGTGTGCTGGTTGTCGCTCTTCGACGCAGGGGTGGCGGCGGCCCAGCAGTCCCCGGCCCTGGGCCGGATCCAGGTCGTGGGCACCCAGACGGTGCGCGCCGAGCAGGTGGTCGCTTGGAGCGGCCTGGACGTCGGCGAGTCGGTCTCGCGCGAGGTCGTGGCCGGCGCGATCCGCTCGCTCTACGCCACGGGCAAGTTCCGCGACGTCTTCGTGTACCAGAACCGGGTCCGTCAGGGCGTCGTCGAGTTGATCCTCAACTTGAGCGAGTACCCGCGCCTGTCCGAGATCCGCTTCGAGGGCAACGACGAACTCGACACGTCGGAACTGAGCAGCGAGATCGATCTCCGGGTTGGCAACTTCCTCGCCCCGGCGGCGGTCCGACAAGCGATCGAGGCCGTCCGTGACAAGTATCGCTCCGAGGGTTACTACCGCGCCGAGATCGACGTCGACGAGGACCTCCTGAAGCTCGCCGGCAGCCAGCCGCTCGTCTTCCTCATCACCGAGAACCCGAAGGTGCAGGTGCGACGCATCGTCTTCGAGGGGAACGAGAATCTCGACGACGAGACCCTTCGCGACGTCATGGACACCAAGGTCGACAACTGGTGGCGCAGCGGAACCTTCAAGCTGCCGGAGTTCGAGCAGGATCTCGAGTCCGTGGTCCAGCGTTACGCCGACGCCGGGCACCTGGACGCAACCGTGGTCGATCACGAGATCCAGTTCCTCGAGGCCGAGGAGAACCACGTCGAGATCCGGATCACGGTGGACGAGGGGCCACGGTACCGTGTAGGGGAGATCGCCTTCGAGGGTAACGACGTGTTTCCCGAGGAACGGCTGCAACAGCTGATCGTACTCGACCCGGGTGAGGTGTTCAGCGCCGAGGAGTTCCAGGAGAGCCAACGCAACATCCAGTCCCTGTACTGGGACGACGGCTACATCTACAGCACGTTGTCGCCGCAGCGGAACGTTCGCGAGGGCAACGTCGTCGACGTCGATTTCGTGGTGCGCGAGGGAGAGCAGGCGCGGATCCGTCGTGTGATCATCTCCGGCAACGACAAGACCCGCGAAGAGGTGATCCGCCGCGAGATGCGGATCCTGCCCGGCGATCTGTTCTCGAACGAGGCGCTGCGCAACAGCCAGGGGGACCTGTTCCGACTGGGCTACTTCGAGGACGTACAGGTCGATTTCGAACAGACGCCCGAGCCGGAGAAGATCGATCTGGTCTTCGACGTCAAGGAGAAGCAGACGGGGCAGTTCACCATGGGCGTGGGCTTCTCGGCCGAGACCGAGGCGAGCGGCTTCTTCAACATCGGCGAGAACAACTTCCTTGGTCGCGGGCAGAGCCTTCAGTTCGCCTGGCAGTTCGGCAATCGCCGGAATTTCCTCAACCTGAGCTTCACCGAGCCCTGGTTCCGCGGAACGCCGACCCTGGTGGGTGTGGACGTGTTCAGCCGCTTCACCAATCGGGTGCGCGACTTCTACGAGACGAAGGTCCGCGGCTTCGCGCTGCGGATGGGCCGTCCGATCCCCGGAACGCGCTTCACCACCGCCTCGGTGCGTTACTCCTTGAACGAGACCGAGCTCCGGAACTTCGCCGACTCCTACACCAACGCTCTCGACGAGCTCGAGCGCGACCTCGGCGGACAGGGGCTGGAGTTCCAGCGTCTCGATCAGCGCGACTGGCCCGAGATCGAGAGCCAGATCACGCTCAGTCTCCTGCGCAACAGTCAGAACAATCCCTTCTTCCCCACGGCGGGGAGCAGGGCGTTGCTGCGCTACGAGTTGAGCGGGGGACCACTCGGGGGCGACGTCGCCTACTCCCGCATCAGCACGAATTACGACTGGTACCAGGCGCTGCCGCTCAAGCTGGCCTTCCACGCCGGGGTCTCGTCGGGCTTCATCACCAGTGCCGCGCCGGACTACGTGCGGTTCCGCCTCGGCGGCAACCGGTCCTTCCAGCTACGCGGCTACAACGACCTCGAGGTCGTCCCGCGTGACAACCTGCCGGCCCTGCCCTTCGTCGGCGGCCGTTTCTACACGACCTTCACCAGCGAGATCGCCTACCAGCTCACGAACGCCGTGCACTTCCTGGCCTTCGTGGACCAGGGCGACACCTGGAACAGCTTCGAGGAGGCCGACGTCACCAACCTGCGCACGGGCGCGGGATTCGGTGTCCGGCTCGAAGTGCCCCTGGTGGGCCGGATCGGTCTCGACTACGGTTACGGCTTCGACAAGAGCGGTCTGGGCGAGGATCCCGGCTGGACGGCACACTTCAACTTCGGTCAGTTCTTCTGA
- a CDS encoding ATP-dependent Clp protease ATP-binding subunit, whose translation MMNDRFTERVRKVLFLARDEAGRMQHDYIGTEHLLLGIIREGEGIAAQALQRLGIDFDQIQQAVEDMVTTQSGTLTIGEIPFTPRAKRVLELSIDEARMHNHNYVGTEHLLLALIREGEGVAARVLQDLGADHEKVRKEIMKLLGSSAKGAPGEAGEASKKKKETPVLDQFGRNLTQLARDQRLDPTIGRDREIDRVIQILSRRKKNNPVLIGEPGVGKTAIAEGLAQRIVDDRAPSLLHGKEIITLDLASVVAGTKYRGQFEERLKAIMNEIREDEDIILFIDELHTIVGAGGAEGAIDASNMFKPSLARGEIQCIGATTLDEYRKFIEKDGALERRFQPVMVNPPSEEETVEILFGLRDKYEAHHRVKYSDDAIRSAVYLSVRYISGRSLPDKAIDVIDEAGSRARLFSSAVPKDLRELEKQIDEAARQKEAAIQNQEFEKAAKFRDQEKELRAKLADERRAWAESRQETEATVEGKEISRVIADMTGIPVTEVQEEESEKLIRMEEELQKVVIGQNEAIAAVSKAIRRNRAGLRDPRRPIGSFIFAGPTGVGKTEVARQLTQFLFDDINNLVRIDMSEYMEKFSISRLVGAPPGYVGYDEGGLLTEKVRRNPYSVILLDEIEKAHPDVFNLLLQVLEDGVLTDSFGRNVDFKNTILIMTSNVGSRKGVESKAMGFEADDEKQKASRLRSYIQEDMRKTFSPEFLNRIDDVILFDALDRTHMHQILDIMLQDMNTRLANLQVTFEYTQDAKDRLVEVGFDPEHGARPLRRAIQRYVEDPLSDKLLRGEIRSGGYLRIDVAGDRLGFEVLDEGRDPSESASESSTPSQN comes from the coding sequence GTGATGAACGACCGCTTCACGGAACGGGTTCGCAAGGTGCTCTTCCTGGCCCGCGACGAGGCCGGCCGGATGCAGCACGACTACATCGGGACCGAGCATCTCCTGCTCGGCATCATTCGTGAGGGCGAAGGAATCGCCGCGCAGGCCCTGCAGCGTCTCGGGATCGATTTCGATCAGATCCAACAGGCGGTGGAGGACATGGTCACGACCCAGAGTGGGACGCTGACCATCGGCGAGATTCCGTTCACGCCCCGAGCCAAGCGCGTGCTGGAGCTCTCGATCGACGAGGCCCGCATGCACAACCACAACTACGTGGGTACCGAGCACCTGCTGCTCGCCCTGATCCGCGAGGGCGAGGGGGTGGCCGCGCGCGTCCTGCAGGACCTGGGCGCCGACCACGAGAAGGTGCGCAAGGAGATCATGAAGCTGCTGGGCAGCAGTGCGAAGGGTGCTCCCGGCGAGGCGGGCGAGGCCTCCAAGAAGAAGAAGGAGACGCCGGTCCTCGACCAGTTCGGCCGGAATCTCACGCAGCTCGCACGCGACCAGCGACTCGACCCGACGATCGGCCGAGATCGTGAGATCGATCGCGTGATCCAGATCCTGTCGCGGCGCAAGAAGAACAACCCCGTGCTGATCGGCGAACCGGGCGTGGGCAAGACGGCGATCGCCGAGGGCCTCGCGCAACGGATCGTCGACGACCGTGCGCCGTCGCTGCTCCACGGCAAGGAGATCATCACCCTCGACCTGGCCAGTGTGGTGGCCGGGACCAAGTATCGCGGGCAGTTCGAGGAACGCCTGAAGGCGATCATGAACGAGATCCGCGAGGACGAGGACATCATCCTCTTCATCGACGAGCTCCACACCATCGTCGGGGCCGGCGGGGCCGAGGGTGCGATCGACGCGAGCAACATGTTCAAGCCGTCGCTCGCCCGCGGCGAGATCCAGTGCATCGGCGCGACCACGCTCGACGAGTACCGGAAGTTCATCGAGAAGGACGGCGCCCTCGAGCGGCGCTTCCAGCCGGTGATGGTCAACCCGCCGAGCGAGGAGGAGACCGTCGAGATCCTCTTCGGTCTGCGCGACAAGTACGAAGCGCACCACCGGGTCAAGTACAGCGACGACGCCATTCGTTCCGCGGTCTACCTGTCGGTTCGCTACATCAGCGGGCGCAGCCTGCCGGACAAGGCCATCGACGTGATCGACGAGGCCGGCAGCCGGGCGCGACTGTTCAGCAGCGCGGTGCCGAAGGACCTGCGCGAACTCGAGAAGCAGATCGACGAGGCGGCCCGCCAGAAGGAAGCCGCGATCCAGAACCAGGAATTCGAGAAGGCCGCCAAGTTCCGCGACCAGGAGAAGGAACTGCGTGCGAAGCTGGCCGACGAACGCCGGGCCTGGGCCGAGAGCCGCCAGGAGACCGAGGCCACGGTCGAGGGCAAGGAGATCAGCCGGGTGATCGCCGACATGACCGGCATCCCGGTGACCGAGGTCCAGGAGGAGGAGAGCGAGAAGCTCATCCGCATGGAAGAGGAGTTGCAGAAGGTCGTGATCGGCCAGAACGAGGCGATCGCGGCGGTGAGCAAGGCGATCCGACGCAACCGCGCCGGACTTCGCGATCCGCGGCGCCCGATCGGTTCGTTCATCTTCGCCGGCCCCACCGGCGTGGGGAAGACCGAGGTGGCGCGTCAGCTCACGCAGTTCCTCTTCGACGACATCAACAACCTGGTGCGTATCGACATGAGCGAGTACATGGAGAAGTTCTCCATCAGCCGACTCGTGGGTGCACCTCCGGGGTACGTCGGCTACGACGAGGGTGGCCTGCTCACCGAGAAGGTGCGGCGCAATCCGTACTCGGTGATCCTTCTGGACGAGATCGAGAAGGCGCATCCGGACGTGTTCAACCTGTTGCTGCAGGTGCTCGAGGACGGGGTGCTGACCGACAGCTTCGGTCGCAACGTCGACTTCAAGAACACCATCCTGATCATGACGAGCAACGTCGGCAGCCGTAAGGGTGTCGAGAGCAAGGCCATGGGCTTCGAAGCCGACGACGAGAAGCAGAAGGCCAGCCGGCTGAGGTCGTACATCCAGGAGGACATGCGAAAGACCTTCAGCCCGGAGTTCCTGAACCGTATCGACGACGTCATCCTGTTCGACGCGCTCGATCGGACGCACATGCACCAGATCCTCGACATCATGTTGCAGGACATGAACACGCGGCTGGCCAACCTCCAGGTGACCTTCGAGTACACGCAGGACGCGAAGGATCGGTTGGTCGAGGTCGGTTTCGATCCCGAGCACGGCGCGCGGCCGCTGCGCCGCGCGATCCAGCGCTACGTCGAGGATCCGCTCAGTGACAAACTCCTGCGCGGCGAGATCCGTTCGGGGGGCTACCTGCGGATCGACGTCGCTGGTGACCGCCTGGGCTTCGAGGTCCTCGACGAGGGCCGCGACCCGAGCGAGTCCGCGAGCGAGTCGTCGACGCCCAGCCAGAACTGA
- a CDS encoding ATP--guanido phosphotransferase, protein MSELRALADRAAPWLLESGAPDADIVLSSRVRLARNVTGWRFPHAVDADELCRLREDLVESVRRATPEACTRVHCMEDLEEIERRFLLERHLISSDLVRHVLGRGLLATEDESLGMMLNEEDHVRLQVFAAGLGPERALERAVAGLRSISEDVAFAEDDALGYLTACPTNVGTGLRASILVHLPALAITEDADRVLNGLRRLNYTVRGFYGEGSGVMGALFQVSNTVTLGRTEDEIVEELLVHVRKVIECEREARTALMERDRVRIEDRVWRAWALLTQARLLTTREAFELLSDLRLGCGLGILPPLDPSVSNHLLTCVQSAHLQVAAGQAMEAPERDEARARFVREQLGRAEERNDE, encoded by the coding sequence GTGAGCGAGCTGCGTGCACTGGCGGACCGCGCCGCGCCCTGGCTGCTCGAGTCCGGGGCACCCGACGCGGACATCGTCCTGAGCAGCCGCGTACGGCTGGCCCGGAACGTCACCGGATGGCGCTTCCCCCATGCCGTCGACGCCGACGAACTCTGCCGGCTGCGCGAGGACCTGGTCGAATCCGTCCGACGGGCGACGCCGGAGGCCTGCACCCGGGTGCACTGCATGGAGGACCTCGAGGAGATCGAGCGGCGATTCCTGCTGGAACGTCACCTGATCTCGAGCGATCTCGTACGTCACGTGCTGGGGCGTGGTCTCCTGGCGACCGAGGACGAATCCCTGGGCATGATGCTGAACGAGGAGGACCATGTCCGGCTGCAGGTCTTCGCCGCGGGACTCGGGCCCGAGCGGGCGTTGGAACGCGCCGTGGCCGGTCTGCGTTCGATCTCCGAGGACGTCGCCTTCGCCGAGGACGACGCGTTGGGCTACCTGACCGCCTGTCCCACCAACGTGGGCACGGGGCTGCGGGCTTCGATCCTGGTGCATCTGCCGGCGCTGGCGATCACCGAGGACGCCGACCGGGTCCTGAACGGGCTCCGCCGGCTGAATTACACCGTCCGGGGCTTCTACGGGGAGGGGAGCGGCGTCATGGGGGCGCTGTTCCAGGTCTCGAACACCGTGACCCTGGGACGGACGGAGGACGAGATCGTCGAGGAACTCCTCGTCCACGTCCGGAAAGTCATCGAATGTGAACGCGAGGCCCGGACCGCGCTGATGGAGCGCGACCGGGTCCGGATCGAGGACCGCGTCTGGAGAGCCTGGGCCTTGTTGACCCAGGCGCGGTTGCTCACCACGAGGGAGGCCTTCGAGTTGCTGAGCGACCTTCGGCTCGGGTGTGGACTCGGAATCCTGCCTCCGCTGGACCCCTCGGTGTCGAACCATCTGCTGACGTGTGTGCAGAGCGCACACCTGCAGGTGGCGGCCGGTCAGGCCATGGAGGCACCGGAGCGAGACGAAGCGCGGGCGCGTTTCGTTCGAGAGCAGCTCGGACGAGCTGAAGAGAGGAACGACGAGTGA
- a CDS encoding UvrB/UvrC motif-containing protein has product MTRDCEFCGSPAQWQFTEVVGGTKHTVYVCADCARGQGIVGQSTIVPTTETESEPQPPEMPSISIHVTSQVDPGAVPTAPRRCPGCGVSLVEIRKTGRVGCPACYATFRDHLEPLLQRVHGTVRHRATPAAAAEEREMREMQRLERELRKAIAEEDFEAAARLRDRIESRRRSPGSEDAP; this is encoded by the coding sequence TTGACCCGAGACTGCGAGTTCTGCGGAAGCCCCGCCCAGTGGCAGTTCACCGAGGTGGTGGGCGGCACGAAGCACACGGTGTACGTGTGCGCGGATTGCGCGCGCGGGCAGGGGATCGTGGGCCAATCGACCATCGTGCCCACGACGGAGACCGAATCGGAACCGCAGCCCCCGGAGATGCCCTCGATCTCGATCCACGTGACCTCGCAGGTCGATCCGGGTGCGGTGCCCACGGCTCCGCGCCGGTGCCCCGGCTGCGGGGTCTCGCTCGTCGAGATCCGCAAGACCGGTCGCGTGGGGTGTCCGGCCTGCTACGCCACCTTCCGCGACCACCTCGAGCCGCTGCTGCAGCGGGTGCACGGCACCGTGCGGCACCGGGCCACTCCGGCCGCGGCGGCCGAGGAACGCGAGATGCGTGAGATGCAGCGTCTCGAGCGCGAATTGAGGAAGGCGATCGCCGAGGAGGACTTCGAGGCCGCGGCGCGTCTGCGCGACCGAATCGAGTCCCGTCGACGGTCTCCCGGATCGGAGGACGCCCCGTGA
- a CDS encoding ATP-binding cassette domain-containing protein: MASAVVAIVALGAGVGTRILMPSPAEARRSHLRNQEIGFVFQQHHLLGDFTALENVLMPARVLGLPEREAHERARNLLVRVGLEARLDHLPGEMSGGEQQRVAVARAMINRPRLLLLDEPGGNLDRQRADDLHELLLRLAREDGIAVVAVTHDESLARRADRWLRLREGRLVDARDGSVTEDTVAGPDGPAGEEDV, encoded by the coding sequence ATGGCGTCGGCGGTGGTGGCGATCGTCGCGCTCGGGGCGGGAGTGGGCACACGGATCCTCATGCCGTCGCCGGCCGAGGCACGCCGGAGCCATCTGCGGAACCAGGAGATCGGTTTCGTCTTCCAGCAGCACCACCTCCTGGGGGATTTCACGGCGCTGGAGAACGTCCTCATGCCCGCTCGTGTCCTGGGACTCCCCGAGAGGGAGGCCCACGAGAGGGCCCGAAACCTGCTCGTCCGCGTGGGACTCGAAGCCCGTCTCGACCATCTGCCCGGGGAGATGTCGGGGGGAGAGCAGCAGCGGGTGGCCGTGGCGCGGGCGATGATCAACCGTCCCCGTCTCCTGCTGCTCGACGAGCCCGGGGGCAACCTTGACCGTCAAAGAGCTGATGATCTGCACGAGTTGCTGCTGCGGCTCGCCCGGGAGGACGGAATCGCGGTGGTGGCGGTCACCCACGACGAGTCCCTTGCCCGACGGGCCGATCGGTGGTTGCGTCTCCGGGAAGGGCGTCTCGTCGACGCCCGCGACGGGTCGGTGACGGAGGACACCGTCGCCGGACCCGACGGCCCGGCCGGAGAGGAAGACGTTTGA
- a CDS encoding ABC transporter permease, which translates to MSLVGIVSDRFLRSRGSRLLSLIALFAGLGVMLGVAVLCVTLAVMNGFRDQIQLKFVENMPMVTVLSPRGFDDLDATVRTLEQRDDVLGAAPYIRSELVITHERLPGRSVNRGAVLWGIDPERQSEVTRFDEVVEPPFTGFGTDHLIHGGADVPGIVLGAELAAGLRALVGDVVAVHAPRKVGAGPADYETTTRECLVVGILDSGMYEFDVAFAYVHLDVAQDMFAREGGADGIGLRVTDMMRAPRIADRIEEELADQGFYANDWIRLNGQLFEWIRFEKALMFLLLTFLILIASFNVVAILITLVRDRARDIAILAALGTRRRQVVGIFLRLGLVIGAVGTVAGILLGLAAIVALDRYGFPLPGEVLFVDTLPVHPHVADFVLVAGVSMLLTFLATLLPSWLATRVLPVEVLRNE; encoded by the coding sequence GTGAGTCTCGTCGGGATCGTCTCCGATCGTTTCCTGCGCAGCCGCGGTTCGCGCCTGCTGTCGCTGATCGCGCTGTTCGCCGGCCTGGGCGTGATGCTCGGCGTTGCGGTCTTGTGCGTGACCCTTGCGGTCATGAACGGTTTCCGTGATCAGATCCAACTGAAGTTCGTCGAGAACATGCCCATGGTCACCGTGCTGTCGCCCCGCGGCTTCGACGATCTCGACGCGACGGTGCGGACACTCGAACAGCGCGACGACGTCCTGGGCGCCGCGCCCTACATCCGCAGCGAACTGGTGATCACCCACGAGCGCCTGCCCGGGCGATCGGTGAACCGTGGGGCGGTGCTGTGGGGCATCGATCCCGAGCGTCAGTCCGAGGTGACGCGCTTCGACGAGGTCGTCGAGCCGCCGTTCACCGGCTTCGGGACCGATCACCTGATCCACGGGGGAGCCGATGTCCCCGGCATCGTCCTCGGCGCCGAACTCGCTGCCGGGCTCCGCGCCCTCGTCGGCGACGTGGTCGCGGTGCACGCACCGCGCAAGGTCGGCGCCGGTCCGGCCGACTACGAAACGACCACCCGCGAATGCCTGGTGGTGGGAATCCTCGATTCGGGCATGTACGAGTTCGACGTGGCCTTCGCGTACGTGCACCTCGACGTGGCGCAGGACATGTTCGCCCGCGAGGGAGGCGCCGACGGAATCGGATTGCGGGTGACCGACATGATGAGGGCACCGCGGATCGCCGACCGGATCGAAGAGGAACTCGCCGACCAGGGCTTCTATGCGAACGACTGGATCCGCCTGAACGGGCAGTTGTTCGAGTGGATCCGTTTCGAGAAGGCCCTCATGTTCCTGCTGCTGACCTTCCTGATCCTCATCGCGAGCTTCAACGTGGTGGCCATTCTCATCACCCTGGTGCGTGATCGCGCGCGGGACATCGCGATCCTGGCCGCCCTGGGGACACGGCGCCGTCAGGTCGTGGGGATCTTCCTCCGTCTGGGCCTGGTGATCGGGGCCGTGGGAACGGTGGCCGGGATCCTGCTCGGTCTGGCGGCGATCGTGGCCCTGGACCGCTACGGCTTCCCCCTGCCGGGCGAGGTGCTGTTCGTCGACACCCTGCCGGTGCACCCGCACGTGGCCGATTTCGTGCTCGTGGCGGGCGTCTCCATGCTCCTGACCTTCCTGGCCACGCTCCTGCCGAGCTGGCTGGCCACGCGGGTCCTGCCGGTGGAGGTGCTGCGCAATGAGTGA
- the lysS gene encoding lysine--tRNA ligase, with product MDPQHRLIQERVSKIEKWEALGEQPYPPSFTRSHRLGDVVDAGEAMVAENAEVRLAGRMISKRRHGKMGFAHLDDQSGSLQIWVRKDLVGEDAYEKFKLIEVGDFCGVEGRMMRTKTGELTCEVTSLQLLSKSLRPLPEKWHGLQDPELRYRQRYVDLIMNRDVRASFEARARIIRELRQQLIDEDFLEVETPVLQPMYGGATARPFVTTHNALGGAELYLRIADELYLKRLMVGGYDRVFEIAKNFRNEGIDRTHNPEFTMMECYAAYWDYEDMMGLVERVFARLVEALTEDGTIGYGDHTIDFRNGFRRARFLDLLTEHTGVDFRPLDRDAVAAEAERLDVEVDEGMGKGKLLDEIFSEKVEPHLIQPTFVCDHPVELSPLAKRHRDDPELVERFEPFVAGFEVGNSFTELNDPRDQRARFEEQVRLREAGDAEAQQLDEDFLRALEYGMPPTGGLGIGIDRLVMLFTDSHSIRDVLLFPQLRPEGRGDDA from the coding sequence ATGGACCCGCAGCACCGCCTGATCCAGGAACGCGTGTCGAAGATCGAGAAGTGGGAGGCGCTCGGCGAGCAGCCCTACCCGCCGTCGTTCACGCGCAGCCACCGGCTGGGCGACGTGGTCGACGCCGGCGAGGCGATGGTGGCCGAGAACGCCGAGGTCCGCCTCGCCGGCCGCATGATCAGCAAGCGCCGTCACGGCAAGATGGGCTTCGCGCATCTCGACGACCAGTCGGGCTCGCTGCAGATCTGGGTGCGCAAGGACCTCGTGGGCGAAGACGCCTACGAGAAGTTCAAGCTGATCGAGGTCGGCGACTTCTGCGGCGTCGAGGGCCGCATGATGCGTACGAAGACGGGCGAGCTGACCTGCGAGGTCACGTCGCTGCAGCTGCTGTCGAAGTCGCTGCGGCCGCTGCCGGAGAAGTGGCACGGCCTGCAGGACCCGGAGCTGCGCTACCGCCAGCGATACGTCGACCTGATCATGAACCGCGACGTGCGCGCGTCCTTCGAGGCCCGCGCGCGCATCATCCGGGAGCTGCGCCAGCAGCTCATCGACGAGGACTTCCTCGAGGTCGAGACCCCGGTCCTGCAGCCCATGTACGGCGGGGCCACCGCGCGCCCCTTCGTGACCACGCACAATGCGCTCGGCGGCGCCGAGCTCTACCTGCGCATCGCCGACGAGCTGTACCTCAAGCGCCTCATGGTGGGCGGCTACGACCGCGTGTTCGAGATCGCCAAGAACTTCCGCAACGAGGGGATCGACCGCACGCACAATCCCGAGTTCACCATGATGGAGTGCTACGCGGCCTACTGGGACTACGAGGACATGATGGGCCTGGTGGAGCGGGTCTTCGCGCGGCTGGTGGAGGCGCTCACCGAGGACGGCACGATCGGCTACGGCGACCACACCATCGACTTCCGCAACGGTTTCCGGCGGGCGCGTTTCCTCGATCTGCTGACCGAGCACACCGGCGTCGACTTCCGACCTCTCGACCGCGACGCGGTGGCGGCCGAGGCCGAGCGGCTGGACGTCGAGGTCGACGAGGGCATGGGCAAGGGCAAGCTGCTCGACGAGATCTTCTCGGAGAAGGTCGAGCCGCACCTGATCCAGCCGACCTTCGTGTGCGACCATCCGGTCGAGCTGTCGCCGCTGGCCAAGCGCCATCGCGACGATCCCGAGCTGGTCGAACGCTTCGAGCCCTTCGTGGCGGGCTTCGAGGTCGGCAACTCCTTCACGGAGCTGAACGATCCCCGCGACCAGCGTGCGCGCTTCGAGGAACAGGTCCGCCTGCGCGAGGCCGGCGACGCCGAGGCGCAGCAGCTCGACGAGGACTTCCTGCGCGCGCTCGAGTACGGCATGCCGCCCACGGGCGGCCTCGGGATCGGCATCGATCGTCTGGTGATGCTGTTCACCGATTCCCACTCGATTCGCGACGTGCTCCTGTTCCCGCAGCTGCGCCCCGAAGGTCGGGGCGACGATGCCTGA